The genomic region CAAGTTATGTTTCATCTCACCAGGACATTACAGAGGAAGCAGCATATATAAATTCATTGAAAAAACAGATATATGAAAAAAATGAAATTATCAAGGACAGGGATATTGATATTAAAGAAGCTCATCATAACATAAAAAACAATCTGAACATCCTTCTGTCTCTTATACGTATGGAAGAGCATAACCATATTCCTATCGAAGACATTATTGAGGATACCAAATCACATCTCAAATCAATTAGTGTGATGCATGAGAAGTTATATCAGTCCAAAAATTTAGTTGATATAGGACTGAAAGGATATATCGATTCTATTGTTGAATCTCTGTTTGATATTTATTCATCAAAGATACAGTATGTCTCAAAGGTGGAAGATATAAGCTTAAATGCTAAGCAGGCAGGATCTCTTGGATTGATAATCAACGAACTGATAAACAACACTGTTAAATATGCGTTTCCTGATGATGATCCTGGAAAAGTGGAAATAAAAATCGGGCGACTGGACAATAAAATTGAGGTGGAATATCGTGACAGCGGTGTTGGAATACCTGACAGTGTAGATTTTGAAAATCCTACCAGTCTGGGGCTGACAGTTATTCATAACCTCACCAAGCAGATTGACGGTGAGATTGCATACACATTTGATAATGGGACATGTATAAGCATAGTATTTACTGAAAATGAATCATTCTAAAAGATTTATTCAAAAACTGAAAGTCAAGGTAATTTTCTAATTTATCATAAATATGTAGAATACCCCAACTTCTGCAAGTTGGGTTCAAGTTGTGATTACATTTCAAATGTTTGCTGATGAACTTTAAATGCTATCACAACATAAATAATAAATGGCAATGACTAAGTCTTAATGAAATTTTTTCAACGAAAACCAAGTTAAAAAAAAATAATTAATCATGTCAATATTGCCTGAACCTTCCAGATAAGGAGGATAGCGCGGCAATCCTACATTCATTAGGTATACAGTTCGTGAAGTAAGAATCCTTAACTTATATAGGTTGAGGTAGTCCAATTAAATAAAGGTGTGTTAAATGGAAAAAAAATTAAATGTTCCTATTAATGATGATAGTTTAAATGATTTAAAAGCAGGAGATGTTGTTTATTTAACTGGTAATATTATTACTGCTCGTGATCAAGCTCATAAACGTATTATTGAACAAGGGGCTCCGACAGATATTGAGGGTGCTGTTCTTTTTCATGCAGGTCCGATTATAACTGAAAATGATGGTGAATATAAAATGGTGGCCATTGGCCCAACCACTTCAATGAGGATGAATCCCTATCAGAGTGATGTTTTGGATATGGGTGTGAAAATTGTCATTGGTAAAGGTGGAATGGATGATACTGTACGTGAAGCCTTAATCAGAAATAAAGCATTGTACGTGGTTGCAACTGGCGGTTGTGCTGCACTATATGTGGATGCCGTGGAAGAAATTGAAAGTGTGGACTGGCTGGACTTGGGGATGCCTGAAGCAATGTGGAATTTAAAAGTTAAAGATTTTGGCCCACTTATAGTTGCAATGGATAGTGAAGGAAATAGTTTGTATGATTGATTTTTAAAGAAATACTTATATATGAATTAAATGTATAGTATATTTTAATTCAACAATTTATGGTAAATTTGGAGGAAGTGTTAATTATGGCTGATATTAATGAACTTGCGGAAAAAAAATTAAAATCAAGAATGACAAAAATTA from Methanobrevibacter sp. harbors:
- a CDS encoding FumA C-terminus/TtdB family hydratase beta subunit: MEKKLNVPINDDSLNDLKAGDVVYLTGNIITARDQAHKRIIEQGAPTDIEGAVLFHAGPIITENDGEYKMVAIGPTTSMRMNPYQSDVLDMGVKIVIGKGGMDDTVREALIRNKALYVVATGGCAALYVDAVEEIESVDWLDLGMPEAMWNLKVKDFGPLIVAMDSEGNSLYD